A window of the Parabacteroides merdae ATCC 43184 genome harbors these coding sequences:
- a CDS encoding (Fe-S)-binding protein codes for MKIGLFIPCYINAVYPEVGVASYKLLKSLGLDVDYPLDQTCCGQPMANAGFEHESAGLALRMEELFRSYDYVVGPSASCVAFVKENHPGILEKAGHVCMNSKKIYDICEFLHDIVKVKELKAEFPHKVSIHNSCHGVRELHLSSPSERNIPYFSKLRDLLSLVKGIEIFEPKRIDECCGFGGMFAIEEPEVSVCMGRDKVKDHMSTGAEYITGADSSCLMHMEGVIKRDNLPIKTIHIVEILASGL; via the coding sequence ATGAAGATAGGATTATTTATTCCCTGTTATATCAATGCGGTATATCCGGAAGTTGGTGTTGCTTCCTATAAATTATTGAAAAGTCTCGGGTTGGATGTGGATTATCCGTTAGACCAGACTTGTTGTGGCCAGCCAATGGCAAATGCCGGATTCGAGCATGAATCGGCAGGGTTGGCGCTGCGTATGGAAGAATTGTTCCGTTCGTACGATTATGTGGTTGGCCCTTCTGCCAGTTGTGTCGCTTTCGTGAAAGAGAATCATCCCGGTATTCTGGAAAAGGCAGGTCATGTGTGTATGAACAGCAAGAAGATTTATGATATCTGCGAGTTTCTGCACGATATTGTGAAGGTCAAGGAACTGAAAGCTGAATTTCCCCACAAGGTAAGCATTCACAATAGCTGTCACGGTGTGCGCGAGTTGCATCTTTCTTCTCCGAGTGAACGGAATATCCCGTATTTTTCTAAGTTGCGCGATCTCCTCTCTTTGGTGAAAGGCATTGAGATATTCGAACCGAAACGTATCGACGAGTGCTGTGGGTTCGGTGGCATGTTTGCGATTGAGGAACCCGAAGTGTCCGTCTGTATGGGACGAGATAAGGTGAAGGACCACATGAGCACAGGAGCCGAGTACATCACCGGTGCCGACAGTTCCTGCCTGATGCATATGGAAGGCGTGATCAAGCGTGACAACCTTCCGATCAAAACGATTCATATTGTTGAAATATTAGCCTCCGGATTATGA
- a CDS encoding GNAT family N-acetyltransferase: MKILETERLLLRGLEQGDFKDVCKLLQDDEVMYAYEGAFNDQEVQNWLDRQFGRYRHDGFGLWGVVEKGSNELIGQCGITYQEFDGKRVPEIGYLFRKEFWHKGFAIEAAVACREYAFHTLGFEEVYSIIRDTNIASQKVARRNSMQKVATFIKHYRGVDMPHFVYKVSLCK; this comes from the coding sequence ATGAAAATACTGGAAACGGAACGATTGTTATTACGGGGATTGGAACAAGGAGATTTTAAGGATGTGTGCAAACTGTTGCAGGACGATGAAGTCATGTATGCCTATGAAGGGGCATTCAACGATCAGGAAGTGCAAAACTGGCTGGATAGGCAGTTCGGACGGTACCGGCACGACGGCTTCGGTTTATGGGGAGTGGTTGAGAAAGGTAGCAACGAACTAATTGGGCAGTGTGGTATTACTTATCAGGAATTTGACGGAAAACGAGTCCCTGAAATCGGTTACCTTTTTAGAAAGGAGTTTTGGCATAAGGGCTTTGCTATCGAAGCTGCTGTCGCTTGTCGGGAGTATGCTTTCCATACGCTTGGTTTCGAAGAGGTCTATTCGATCATACGGGATACCAATATTGCTTCCCAAAAAGTAGCGCGGCGCAATAGCATGCAAAAAGTGGCAACCTTCATAAAGCATTACCGAGGGGTGGACATGCCGCATTTTGTTTATAAAGTCAGTTTGTGTAAATGA
- the carA gene encoding glutamine-hydrolyzing carbamoyl-phosphate synthase small subunit — MTRKTATLVLDDGSMFHGFSFGFDKAVAGEVVFNTAMTGYPESLTDPSYAGQLMVLTYPLVGNYGVPPFSIEENGLPTFMESEKIHAEAIIVSDYSEEYSHWNAVESLGDWLKREKIPGITGIDTRALTKKIREHGVMMGRIVIGTADKEGESGGEIPDYGSINYVDRVSCKDIVAYLPDGITTHYPVGFDNFQFSTFNSQLLKRVVLLDCGVKANIIRNLLKRNVVVIRVPWNYDFNHLEYDGLFLSNGPGDPNTCDVAVRNIRKALDGDKPICGICMGNQLLAKAGGASIYKLKYGHRSHNQPVRMVGTEKCFITSQNHGYAVDNDTLGADWEPLFVNMNDGTNEGIRHKTKPFFSSQFHPEACSGPTDTEFIFDKFVDLL; from the coding sequence ATGACAAGAAAAACAGCAACATTGGTCTTAGACGACGGAAGCATGTTTCACGGCTTCTCTTTTGGTTTTGACAAGGCAGTGGCCGGCGAAGTGGTGTTCAACACTGCTATGACCGGTTATCCCGAAAGTCTTACCGACCCTTCGTATGCCGGGCAGTTGATGGTTCTGACTTATCCGCTGGTCGGAAACTACGGGGTGCCTCCTTTCTCTATCGAAGAGAACGGCTTGCCTACCTTCATGGAGAGTGAGAAAATTCATGCGGAGGCGATTATCGTGAGTGACTATAGTGAAGAGTATAGCCACTGGAATGCTGTGGAAAGCCTTGGTGACTGGTTGAAACGTGAGAAGATTCCCGGAATCACCGGCATCGATACCCGTGCGCTGACAAAAAAGATACGAGAGCACGGGGTAATGATGGGACGTATCGTTATCGGTACCGCCGATAAAGAAGGTGAAAGTGGAGGGGAAATACCGGATTACGGTAGCATCAATTATGTGGATCGTGTTTCTTGCAAAGACATTGTCGCCTACTTACCTGACGGGATCACCACCCATTACCCTGTAGGCTTCGACAACTTTCAATTTTCAACTTTCAACTCTCAACTCTTGAAGCGTGTTGTGCTTCTCGATTGTGGTGTGAAAGCCAATATCATCCGTAACCTTTTGAAGCGGAATGTAGTGGTGATACGTGTTCCCTGGAACTATGATTTCAATCATTTGGAATACGACGGGCTTTTCCTTTCGAACGGCCCTGGCGATCCCAATACTTGCGATGTTGCTGTCCGGAATATCCGCAAGGCATTGGATGGGGACAAACCGATCTGTGGCATTTGCATGGGAAACCAGTTGCTTGCCAAAGCAGGCGGTGCTTCGATCTATAAACTGAAGTATGGCCACCGCAGCCATAACCAGCCGGTGCGTATGGTGGGGACGGAGAAGTGTTTTATCACCTCCCAGAATCACGGCTACGCAGTGGATAATGACACATTGGGGGCTGACTGGGAACCGCTCTTTGTCAATATGAACGACGGGACAAACGAAGGAATCCGGCATAAGACGAAGCCTTTCTTTTCTTCCCAGTTCCATCCCGAAGCATGTAGCGGACCGACCGATACGGAGTTTATCTTCGATAAGTTTGTCGATTTGCTTTAG
- a CDS encoding GlsB/YeaQ/YmgE family stress response membrane protein: protein MGFLWYIIIGIAAGFLAGKIMRGGGFGVIINLILGIAGGVLGGWVFGLLGIAASGIIGSLITATVGAILMLWIASLFNKRNVD, encoded by the coding sequence ATGGGATTTTTATGGTACATTATCATAGGTATAGCAGCCGGCTTTTTGGCCGGTAAAATCATGCGGGGCGGTGGCTTCGGAGTAATAATCAATCTGATTTTGGGAATAGCCGGCGGTGTATTGGGCGGCTGGGTATTCGGATTACTCGGAATTGCAGCTTCCGGTATTATCGGCAGTCTGATTACGGCGACAGTCGGAGCCATTCTGATGTTATGGATCGCTTCGTTGTTTAATAAGCGAAATGTAGATTAA
- a CDS encoding amidophosphoribosyltransferase: MEVLKHECGVAMVRLLKPLEYYHQKYGTWMYGLNKLYLLMEKQHNRGQEGAGLACVKLEASPGEEYMFRERALGTEAITEIFAAVHEYYKDLPPDKLNDPLFAKTNLPFAGELYMGHLRYSTTGKSGISYVHPFLRRNNWRAKNLALCGNFNLTNVQDIFEEITAIGQHPRAYADTFIMLEQVGHRLDREVERLYRKYEAEGLKGMNITHAIEANVDLSNVLKRCAPQWDGGFVICGLTGSGESFSVRDPWGIRPAFYYADDEIVILASERPVIQTAMNVPAEDVHELKRGEALIINKQGDWHTSQIMEPKENKACSFERIYFSRGSDRDIYRERKRLGENLVPAVLKAVDNDLNHTVFSFIPNTAEVAYFGLQEGMNEYLNKKKKEWIADRSHLLQEEELEQILSMRVRCEKVAIKDIKLRTFIAEGNSRNDLAAHVYDITYGSVVPFEDNLVVIDDSIVRGTTLRQSIIGILDRLNPKKIVVVSSSPQVRYPDYYGIDMSRMSEFIAFKAAVALLVDKGMESVLLDAYKKAKRQQVMPCDATVNCVKEIYASFTDEEISAKMVELLTPVGTRAKVEIVYQTLEGLHAACPDHPGDWYFSGDYPTPGGVRMVNEAFIHYMEEEYWGIEK, translated from the coding sequence ATGGAAGTACTTAAACACGAGTGTGGAGTCGCCATGGTCCGGTTACTAAAGCCTTTGGAATATTATCATCAGAAGTATGGAACCTGGATGTATGGGCTCAATAAGCTCTATTTGTTGATGGAAAAGCAGCATAACCGCGGTCAAGAAGGAGCCGGTTTAGCATGCGTCAAGTTGGAAGCTAGTCCCGGCGAAGAATATATGTTTCGGGAAAGAGCATTAGGCACAGAAGCCATTACCGAGATATTCGCAGCCGTTCATGAGTATTACAAGGATTTGCCGCCCGACAAACTGAATGATCCGCTTTTTGCTAAAACAAACCTTCCCTTTGCAGGAGAGCTTTATATGGGACACCTGCGTTACAGTACGACCGGGAAATCCGGTATTTCCTATGTCCATCCTTTTTTACGCCGTAACAACTGGAGAGCCAAGAACCTTGCTCTTTGCGGTAATTTCAATCTTACTAACGTACAGGATATTTTTGAAGAGATAACAGCCATCGGCCAGCATCCGCGTGCCTATGCCGACACTTTCATCATGCTAGAACAGGTGGGGCACCGTCTGGACCGTGAGGTCGAACGCCTGTACCGGAAGTACGAAGCCGAAGGGCTGAAAGGAATGAATATCACCCATGCGATCGAGGCAAATGTCGACCTGTCGAATGTCCTGAAACGTTGTGCCCCGCAATGGGACGGTGGTTTCGTGATCTGCGGACTGACCGGGAGCGGCGAATCTTTCAGCGTGCGCGATCCTTGGGGCATCCGTCCGGCGTTTTACTATGCCGATGACGAGATTGTGATCTTGGCAAGCGAACGTCCAGTAATCCAGACGGCCATGAATGTGCCTGCCGAAGATGTGCATGAACTGAAAAGGGGAGAGGCGCTGATCATCAACAAGCAAGGTGACTGGCATACCTCGCAGATTATGGAGCCGAAGGAGAATAAGGCATGCTCGTTCGAACGTATTTACTTCTCGCGTGGAAGCGATCGGGATATTTACCGCGAACGGAAACGGTTGGGTGAAAATCTTGTACCTGCAGTCCTGAAGGCTGTGGACAACGATCTGAACCATACGGTCTTTTCCTTTATCCCGAATACGGCGGAGGTTGCTTACTTCGGATTGCAGGAGGGCATGAACGAATATTTGAACAAGAAGAAAAAAGAATGGATCGCCGATCGTAGCCACCTGCTTCAGGAGGAAGAACTGGAACAAATCCTGTCCATGCGTGTTAGGTGTGAAAAAGTAGCGATCAAGGATATAAAATTGCGTACATTTATTGCTGAGGGAAACAGTCGTAACGATCTGGCTGCCCATGTGTACGATATCACGTACGGAAGCGTCGTGCCTTTCGAGGACAATCTGGTCGTGATCGACGACAGTATCGTGCGCGGTACGACACTCCGGCAGAGTATCATCGGTATTTTGGACCGCCTGAATCCGAAGAAGATCGTGGTGGTCAGCTCGTCTCCGCAGGTGCGCTATCCGGACTATTACGGTATTGATATGTCTCGTATGAGCGAATTTATCGCGTTCAAGGCTGCCGTGGCACTTTTAGTGGACAAGGGGATGGAATCCGTTCTGCTCGATGCCTATAAGAAAGCCAAGCGGCAGCAGGTTATGCCGTGCGATGCGACCGTAAATTGCGTGAAGGAGATTTATGCGTCTTTCACCGACGAGGAAATTTCGGCCAAGATGGTGGAACTGCTTACCCCCGTAGGAACACGTGCGAAGGTGGAGATTGTCTACCAGACACTCGAAGGGTTACATGCCGCTTGTCCTGATCATCCGGGCGACTGGTATTTCTCCGGTGATTATCCGACACCTGGTGGTGTACGAATGGTGAACGAAGCGTTCATTCATTATATGGAAGAGGAATATTGGGGAATTGAAAAATGA
- a CDS encoding LutC/YkgG family protein, whose product MSSKNDILSAIRRHTGKRYDMPELTLDAITYEDKILQFTDSLKAAGGQVVLMQPGDDINDIIRHHFPDAIRIASNLSSITCATFNPDDLDDPRELDNTDLAIVEGHFGVAENGAVWITRQVKHKALYFISNSLVMLIDRNSIVNNMHEAYKRTENMTYDFGAFISGPSKTADIEQALVLGAHGPVKVLVVLK is encoded by the coding sequence ATGAGTAGCAAAAACGATATATTATCTGCTATCCGTCGTCACACCGGCAAACGTTACGATATGCCGGAACTGACGCTGGATGCCATCACTTACGAAGATAAAATCCTCCAGTTTACCGACTCTCTGAAAGCTGCTGGGGGGCAAGTCGTCCTGATGCAGCCTGGAGACGATATCAACGATATTATTCGTCACCATTTTCCTGATGCAATCCGTATCGCCTCCAATCTGTCCAGTATTACCTGTGCCACCTTTAATCCGGACGATCTCGACGATCCTCGTGAGTTGGACAATACAGACCTTGCCATCGTGGAAGGCCATTTTGGTGTAGCCGAGAACGGGGCTGTCTGGATTACCCGCCAGGTAAAGCATAAGGCATTGTATTTTATCTCCAACAGCCTGGTTATGCTGATAGACCGCAATTCGATCGTGAACAATATGCATGAAGCCTATAAACGGACGGAAAACATGACATATGATTTCGGTGCTTTTATCTCAGGCCCCTCTAAAACAGCTGATATAGAACAGGCTCTTGTATTGGGTGCACATGGCCCGGTCAAGGTATTGGTTGTGTTGAAATAG
- the carB gene encoding carbamoyl-phosphate synthase (glutamine-hydrolyzing) large subunit: MKEDIKKVLILGSGALKIGEAGEFDYSGSQALKAIKEEGIQTVLINPNIATVQTSEGVADTVYFLPVTPFFVEKVIAKERPDGILLAFGGQTALNCGVALYQSGVLEKYNVRVLGTPVQAIMDTEDRELFVRKLDEIGVKTIKSEAVENAEDARRAAAELGYPVIVRAAYALGGLGSGFCDNEEELDVLVEKAFSFSSQVLVEKSLKGWKEVEYEVVRDRFDNCITVCNMENFDPLGIHTGESIVIAPSQTLTNSEYHKLRELAIRIIRHIGIVGECNVQYAFDPESEDYRVIEVNARLSRSSALASKATGYPLAFVAAKLGLGYGLFDLKNSVTKTTSAFFEPALDYVVCKIPRWDLGKFHGVARELGSSMKSVGEVMAIGRTFEEAIQKGLRMIGQGMHGFVENKELVITDIDKALHEPTDTRIFVISKAFRAGYTIDQIHELTKIDRWFLQKLYGIMCTSKELHKLTIDNGQLAIKKEYRNPDNCQSSIVYSSLLRKAKRQGFSDFQIARAFGLEGNIEKGMMQIRQFRKEHGIVPVVKQIDTLAAEYPAQTNYLYLTYSGTENDVQYQGDHRSIVVLGSGAYRIGSSVEFDWCGVQALETIRKEGWRSVMINYNPETVSTDYDMCDRLYFDELTFERVMDILELENPHGVIVSTGGQIPNNLAMRLDEQHVNILGTSAKSIDNAEDREKFSAMLDRIGVDQPRWKELSSMEDINEFVAEVGFPVLVRPSYVLSGAAMNVCSNQEELERFLQLAANVSQKHPVVVSQFIEHAKEVEMDAVADKGEIVMYAISEHIEFAGVHSGDATIQFPAQKLYVETVRRIKRISKQIAKELNISGPFNIQYLAKGNEIKVIECNLRASRSFPFVSKVLKINFIELATRIMLGLPVEKPNKNEFDLDYVGIKASQFSFNRLQKADPVLGVDMASTGEVGCIGDDVSEAVLKSMLSVGLRIPEKNILLSTGTPKQKVAMLDAAKMLASKGYNLFATGGTHRFLEENGISSTRVYWPSEEDMEPQALTMLHERKIDMVVNIPRDLSAGELNNGYKIRRAAIDLNVPLITNARLASAFIEAFCTLGMDDIQIRSWQEYK, translated from the coding sequence ATGAAAGAAGATATAAAGAAAGTCCTGATACTCGGTTCCGGCGCCCTAAAGATCGGTGAAGCGGGAGAATTCGACTATTCAGGTAGCCAGGCTTTGAAAGCCATCAAGGAGGAGGGAATCCAGACAGTGCTTATCAATCCGAACATCGCTACGGTACAGACTTCGGAAGGAGTGGCAGATACCGTTTATTTCCTGCCCGTCACTCCCTTCTTTGTCGAAAAGGTGATCGCCAAAGAACGTCCGGATGGCATCCTGCTCGCTTTTGGAGGCCAGACGGCGTTGAACTGCGGTGTGGCGCTTTACCAGAGTGGTGTGCTGGAAAAATATAACGTCCGTGTACTCGGTACTCCGGTACAGGCAATCATGGATACGGAGGATCGCGAACTCTTCGTCCGCAAACTCGACGAGATCGGTGTGAAGACGATCAAGAGCGAAGCGGTGGAAAATGCCGAAGATGCCCGCCGGGCTGCTGCCGAGTTAGGCTATCCGGTGATTGTCCGTGCCGCTTATGCTTTGGGCGGCCTCGGCTCCGGCTTCTGCGACAATGAGGAGGAACTGGATGTACTGGTTGAAAAAGCCTTCTCTTTCTCTTCTCAAGTGTTGGTGGAAAAGAGTTTGAAGGGATGGAAAGAAGTGGAATATGAGGTGGTGCGCGACCGTTTCGACAACTGTATCACGGTCTGCAACATGGAGAACTTCGACCCGTTGGGTATCCATACCGGCGAAAGCATTGTGATCGCTCCCTCACAGACACTGACCAACAGCGAGTATCATAAACTTCGTGAACTGGCTATCCGGATCATTCGTCATATCGGTATCGTGGGCGAATGTAACGTGCAATATGCTTTCGATCCGGAGAGCGAAGACTACCGCGTGATCGAAGTGAATGCCCGTCTTTCCCGTTCGTCTGCGCTGGCCTCTAAAGCAACCGGTTATCCGTTGGCTTTCGTCGCAGCCAAGTTGGGACTGGGTTACGGCCTTTTTGATTTGAAAAACTCGGTGACGAAGACGACAAGTGCTTTCTTCGAACCGGCTCTCGACTATGTGGTCTGCAAGATCCCGCGCTGGGATTTGGGTAAGTTTCATGGTGTGGCTCGTGAGTTGGGGTCGAGCATGAAATCTGTGGGCGAGGTGATGGCGATCGGGCGCACCTTCGAAGAGGCGATCCAAAAAGGGTTGCGTATGATCGGACAGGGCATGCATGGTTTCGTGGAAAACAAGGAGCTGGTGATAACCGACATCGACAAGGCACTCCATGAACCGACCGACACCCGTATCTTCGTTATCTCCAAAGCGTTCCGTGCCGGATATACCATCGATCAGATACACGAACTGACCAAGATAGACCGGTGGTTCCTACAAAAACTCTACGGAATCATGTGTACCTCCAAGGAGTTGCATAAATTGACAATTGACAATGGACAATTGGCAATTAAAAAAGAATATCGCAATCCTGATAATTGTCAATCGTCCATAGTCTATAGTTCATTGCTTCGCAAGGCGAAACGGCAAGGTTTCTCCGATTTTCAGATAGCTCGCGCCTTCGGCCTTGAGGGAAATATAGAAAAAGGTATGATGCAGATCCGCCAGTTTCGTAAGGAACACGGCATCGTTCCGGTAGTGAAACAGATCGATACGCTGGCTGCTGAATACCCGGCGCAGACGAACTATCTGTATCTGACCTATAGCGGTACGGAAAACGACGTGCAGTATCAGGGTGACCACCGTTCCATCGTCGTGCTGGGTTCCGGCGCTTACCGGATCGGCAGTTCGGTCGAGTTCGACTGGTGTGGCGTGCAGGCGTTGGAAACGATCCGTAAGGAAGGTTGGCGTTCAGTGATGATCAACTACAATCCCGAAACAGTTTCGACCGACTATGATATGTGTGACCGCCTTTACTTCGATGAACTGACCTTCGAGCGTGTGATGGATATCCTCGAACTGGAAAATCCGCACGGCGTGATTGTCTCGACAGGCGGCCAGATACCCAATAACCTGGCGATGCGTCTGGACGAGCAGCATGTCAATATCTTGGGGACATCCGCCAAGAGTATCGACAATGCCGAAGATCGCGAGAAATTTTCCGCCATGCTGGACCGCATCGGTGTGGACCAGCCGCGTTGGAAAGAGCTTTCGTCGATGGAAGATATCAACGAGTTTGTGGCTGAGGTGGGTTTTCCGGTCTTGGTTCGTCCGAGTTATGTGCTGAGTGGCGCCGCCATGAATGTCTGCTCCAACCAGGAAGAACTCGAACGCTTCTTGCAGCTGGCAGCCAACGTGTCGCAGAAACATCCGGTCGTTGTCAGCCAGTTCATCGAACATGCCAAGGAAGTGGAAATGGATGCAGTAGCCGATAAGGGTGAGATCGTCATGTATGCTATCTCCGAACATATCGAGTTTGCCGGTGTGCATTCCGGCGATGCAACTATCCAGTTTCCCGCACAAAAGCTGTATGTTGAAACGGTCCGCCGCATCAAGCGTATCAGCAAGCAGATCGCAAAAGAGCTGAATATCTCTGGTCCGTTCAACATCCAATATCTGGCGAAAGGCAACGAGATCAAGGTGATCGAATGTAACCTTCGCGCGAGCCGTTCCTTTCCTTTCGTCAGCAAAGTATTGAAGATTAACTTTATTGAACTGGCCACTCGCATCATGTTAGGTTTACCTGTCGAGAAACCTAATAAGAACGAATTCGATCTGGATTATGTAGGTATCAAAGCCTCGCAGTTCTCCTTCAACCGCTTGCAGAAAGCTGACCCTGTTTTAGGTGTTGATATGGCTTCGACGGGCGAGGTCGGGTGTATCGGCGACGATGTTTCCGAGGCTGTTTTGAAAAGTATGCTTTCCGTCGGTCTCCGTATCCCAGAAAAGAATATTCTGCTCTCGACGGGTACGCCAAAACAGAAAGTGGCCATGTTGGATGCCGCCAAGATGTTGGCATCGAAAGGCTACAACCTCTTTGCAACAGGCGGGACACACCGCTTTCTCGAAGAAAACGGCATCTCCAGTACGCGGGTTTACTGGCCGAGCGAGGAGGACATGGAACCTCAAGCACTCACCATGCTCCACGAAAGGAAGATTGACATGGTTGTGAATATTCCGCGCGACCTTTCAGCCGGTGAGTTGAATAATGGCTATAAGATCCGTCGTGCCGCCATCGATCTGAACGTTCCGCTCATCACAAATGCCCGTCTGGCAAGCGCCTTTATCGAAGCATTTTGCACGCTGGGCATGGACGATATACAAATCCGAAGCTGGCAGGAGTATAAGTGA
- a CDS encoding flavodoxin family protein: protein MAKKVLILSSSPRRGGNSDTLCDEFMRGAAESNHEVEKIFLRDKTIHYCTGCSTCSLYQKPCPQKDDAAEIIEKMVDADVIVMATPVYFYTISAQMKTLIDRCCGRYTEMNGKEFYFIVTAAEDDRKKMLRTIDTFQGFLDCLEDPVIKGTVFGLGVWHKGEINGNPAMKDAYQMGKQV from the coding sequence ATGGCAAAAAAAGTATTGATCTTATCATCCAGTCCTCGCCGAGGCGGCAACTCAGACACGCTCTGTGACGAATTTATGCGTGGTGCGGCAGAAAGCAATCATGAAGTGGAAAAGATTTTCCTGAGAGACAAAACAATCCATTACTGTACGGGATGCAGTACATGCAGTCTGTACCAGAAGCCATGCCCTCAAAAAGACGACGCGGCAGAAATCATCGAAAAAATGGTGGATGCCGATGTGATCGTAATGGCTACCCCAGTCTATTTCTACACAATAAGCGCTCAAATGAAAACCCTGATAGACCGCTGCTGTGGAAGATACACGGAGATGAACGGCAAGGAATTTTATTTCATCGTAACGGCAGCCGAAGACGACCGTAAGAAAATGCTCCGCACGATCGACACTTTCCAGGGATTCCTGGACTGCCTGGAAGATCCCGTAATAAAAGGAACCGTGTTCGGATTAGGCGTTTGGCACAAAGGAGAGATCAACGGAAATCCCGCCATGAAAGATGCCTATCAAATGGGAAAACAGGTTTAA
- a CDS encoding lactate utilization protein B, protein MSTKHSKAAARFIGNRKQEAWHDETLWMVRVKRDKMSHSLPEWERLRELACEIKLYSNSHLDVLLEEFEKNATANGAIVHWAKDAAEHNAIVEEILQQHKAHTLIKSKSMLTEECGMNDYLFGKGYDIIESDLGERILQWMKLHPSHIVMPAIHIKRQEVGEMMERVLGTEKGNSDPTYLTHAVRKNMREKFLTADVAMTGANFAVASTGEIVVCTNEGNADMGTSFPNVHIATFGMEKIVPDRDSLGVFTRLLARSGTGQPITSYTSHYCKPKEGGEFHIIIVDNGRSDILACPDHIRTLNCIRCGECMNTCPVYRRSGGYSYTYFIPGPIGINLGMLKDPVKYSDNVSACSLCLSCSNVCPVKIDLGEQIYRWRQDLDKIGKASTEKKIMSGGMKFLMERPKLFNTALKFAPVVNNMPRFMIYNALNAWGKGRELPAFAKQSFNEMWKSNKIK, encoded by the coding sequence ATGAGCACGAAACATTCAAAAGCGGCTGCCCGCTTCATCGGGAACCGCAAGCAGGAAGCCTGGCACGACGAAACCCTCTGGATGGTCCGTGTCAAACGGGATAAAATGAGCCATTCGCTTCCCGAATGGGAACGCTTGCGTGAACTGGCTTGTGAGATCAAACTTTATTCGAACAGCCATTTGGATGTCCTTTTGGAAGAGTTCGAGAAGAACGCCACGGCCAACGGAGCGATTGTCCATTGGGCGAAAGACGCGGCGGAACATAATGCGATCGTCGAGGAAATCCTGCAACAGCACAAGGCGCATACGCTGATAAAGAGCAAATCCATGTTGACAGAAGAGTGTGGTATGAACGATTACCTGTTCGGAAAAGGTTACGATATAATCGAGAGCGACCTCGGCGAACGTATCCTTCAATGGATGAAACTTCATCCCAGCCATATCGTGATGCCCGCTATCCATATCAAGCGGCAGGAGGTGGGCGAGATGATGGAGCGCGTGTTAGGTACGGAAAAAGGCAATTCCGACCCGACCTATCTGACGCATGCCGTCCGCAAAAATATGCGTGAGAAATTCCTGACAGCCGATGTTGCCATGACGGGAGCTAACTTTGCAGTTGCTTCGACTGGAGAGATAGTGGTCTGCACCAACGAGGGGAATGCAGATATGGGAACTTCTTTCCCGAATGTTCACATTGCGACGTTCGGAATGGAGAAGATCGTGCCGGATCGGGACTCGTTAGGTGTCTTCACCCGCCTGCTGGCACGCTCCGGCACGGGGCAGCCGATCACTTCCTACACTTCTCACTATTGTAAACCGAAAGAAGGAGGTGAGTTTCATATCATCATAGTCGATAACGGGCGGAGTGATATCCTGGCATGTCCCGATCATATCCGTACGCTGAACTGCATCCGTTGTGGCGAGTGTATGAATACTTGTCCGGTCTATCGCCGTAGCGGTGGTTATTCCTATACATATTTTATACCCGGCCCGATTGGGATCAATCTAGGGATGCTGAAAGATCCGGTGAAATATTCGGACAATGTTTCTGCCTGTTCGTTGTGCCTCTCTTGCTCGAATGTTTGCCCGGTCAAGATAGACCTCGGCGAACAGATCTATCGCTGGCGTCAGGACTTGGATAAGATAGGGAAAGCGAGTACGGAGAAAAAGATTATGTCCGGCGGCATGAAGTTCCTGATGGAACGTCCGAAACTGTTCAATACGGCTTTGAAGTTTGCCCCGGTAGTCAATAACATGCCTCGTTTTATGATCTACAACGCTTTGAATGCATGGGGGAAGGGCCGTGAACTGCCAGCTTTTGCCAAGCAGTCGTTCAATGAAATGTGGAAAAGTAACAAGATAAAATAA
- a CDS encoding TIGR04076 family protein: protein MKKVKITVLKTTLDEQLAREYGAEGLTACPMLKEGQVFYADYAKPEGFCDEAWKAIYQYAFALSHGAGKEVFYYGDWIRKPGVAICSCNDGLRPVIFKLEATDEESEIDYTPVR from the coding sequence ATGAAAAAAGTCAAGATTACGGTATTAAAAACTACTTTAGATGAACAACTGGCCCGCGAATACGGCGCCGAAGGACTGACCGCCTGCCCCATGCTGAAAGAAGGACAAGTTTTTTATGCTGATTATGCCAAGCCGGAAGGTTTTTGTGACGAGGCTTGGAAAGCGATTTACCAATATGCTTTTGCGTTGTCACATGGTGCCGGAAAAGAAGTATTCTATTATGGAGACTGGATCAGAAAACCGGGAGTTGCCATCTGCAGTTGCAATGACGGATTACGCCCTGTCATATTCAAGCTCGAAGCGACGGACGAAGAGTCCGAGATAGACTACACGCCTGTCCGTTGA